The following coding sequences are from one Novipirellula caenicola window:
- a CDS encoding sugar phosphate isomerase/epimerase family protein: protein MAEVKVAVRLDNLRTPLRKSLPLVAGMGATAIEIDARNGIRPSELSDTGLRQLRKMLDDLNLRVAAVRFPTRRGYEVTQDLDRRVEATKAAMAFAYKLGAPVVVNQIGSIPAEKDDPRYITLQSVMEDLGRYGTRIGSVFAAETGTESGETLAELLDASEDSYVSAALNPGQLIINRHSPREAIKALGNRIQIVCAVDGVVDLAAGRGLSVPLGQGTADFPELLGMLENFQYRGYFVVGRRDMPVDSAYEELSQGVEYLQNL from the coding sequence GTGGCTGAAGTCAAAGTGGCGGTACGACTGGATAACTTGCGAACTCCGTTACGCAAATCGCTGCCGCTGGTTGCAGGCATGGGTGCAACGGCAATCGAAATCGACGCAAGGAACGGTATTCGCCCTTCTGAATTGTCGGACACTGGGCTGCGACAATTGCGGAAAATGCTGGATGATCTGAATTTACGGGTAGCCGCGGTCCGTTTCCCCACCCGCCGGGGATACGAAGTCACCCAGGACCTCGACCGCCGAGTCGAAGCGACCAAGGCGGCGATGGCATTCGCTTACAAGCTTGGCGCTCCGGTGGTCGTTAACCAAATCGGCTCCATTCCCGCGGAAAAAGACGATCCTCGCTACATCACACTGCAAAGCGTCATGGAGGATCTCGGCCGCTACGGCACCCGAATCGGATCGGTGTTCGCCGCTGAAACAGGCACCGAATCAGGCGAAACGCTAGCAGAGCTATTGGATGCTAGCGAAGACAGTTATGTCTCCGCCGCCCTGAACCCTGGGCAATTGATCATCAACCGGCACAGCCCACGAGAAGCGATTAAGGCGTTGGGCAATCGGATCCAGATCGTCTGCGCAGTCGACGGGGTGGTCGATCTAGCCGCCGGTCGTGGATTGTCGGTGCCGCTGGGTCAGGGGACTGCCGACTTTCCGGAACTGCTGGGAATGCTCGAGAATTTCCAGTACCGCGGCTATTTCGTCGTGGGCCGTCGCGACATGCCCGTCGACTCGGCCTACGAAGAACTCTCGCAAGGCGTCGAGTACTTGCAGAACCTGTAA
- a CDS encoding 1,4-dihydroxy-6-naphthoate synthase — MNRPIELGISTCPNDTFAFHALMNRLVDWRGLDFHVRLLDIQQLNDGLFRNEFDVAKTSFHAALLLSEETVVLPSGSAMGFGVGPLLLSASPDDAGTPEDENKTTLCPGEHTTATLLLKIFHPKTVNIKQVVFSEIMPMLQQREADFGVCIHEGRFTWQDQGLGRVEDLGERWETESTTPLPLGGIVARRVLPADVIAKVQQVIHESIAFAMANRDAALPTMRKYAQEFSDDVLMKHVDLYVNDWTLDLGDVGRHAITILSRRAREAGIGTEKAIEVFRMPT; from the coding sequence GTGAATCGACCGATTGAACTTGGTATTTCGACTTGCCCCAATGACACGTTTGCGTTTCATGCCCTGATGAACCGGCTGGTCGATTGGCGTGGCCTCGATTTTCATGTTCGGCTGTTGGATATCCAACAGCTCAATGATGGGCTGTTTCGCAACGAGTTTGACGTCGCCAAGACCAGCTTTCATGCGGCGTTGTTGCTCAGCGAAGAGACGGTCGTGTTGCCCAGTGGTTCGGCGATGGGGTTTGGGGTCGGTCCGCTATTGTTATCCGCGTCGCCCGATGATGCGGGAACGCCCGAGGACGAAAATAAAACAACGTTGTGCCCTGGCGAACACACGACCGCGACGCTGCTGTTGAAAATTTTTCATCCCAAGACGGTAAACATCAAACAGGTTGTCTTCTCAGAGATCATGCCGATGTTGCAGCAGCGGGAAGCGGATTTTGGTGTCTGCATCCACGAGGGCCGCTTCACGTGGCAAGACCAAGGGCTTGGTCGCGTAGAGGATTTGGGGGAGCGTTGGGAAACCGAATCGACGACGCCGTTGCCGTTGGGCGGCATTGTGGCTCGTCGTGTTTTGCCAGCGGATGTGATTGCAAAGGTCCAACAAGTCATCCACGAATCGATCGCCTTTGCGATGGCCAACCGCGACGCGGCGCTGCCGACGATGCGAAAGTACGCTCAAGAGTTTAGCGACGACGTGTTGATGAAGCATGTCGATTTGTACGTCAACGATTGGACGCTCGACCTGGGCGACGTCGGTCGTCACGCGATCACGATCCTGTCGCGGCGTGCCCGCGAAGCCGGCATCGGCACTGAGAAAGCGATCGAAGTGTTTCGCATGCCGACGTAG
- the mqnB gene encoding futalosine hydrolase, whose amino-acid sequence MASNLLLIPTALERDKIAARLDTNVGNDRWTTQLCGFGQIAAAARTSQLIATYRPEQVVLVGIAGVFSGHGDVGAAYRFRQVTCEGIGVGVGESFRSASEIGWPHFDDIGDTIELGGSNGITTDSAGRLLSVCAASQSARDAEHRAGRFPDAIAEDMEAFGVAMACRMHEVPLEVVRGISNQVGDRDHRRWQIDEALQAAAELVNRLFDRH is encoded by the coding sequence GTGGCTTCTAATTTATTGCTGATTCCAACGGCGCTGGAACGTGACAAAATTGCGGCGCGGTTGGATACGAATGTGGGCAATGATCGATGGACGACGCAATTGTGTGGGTTTGGCCAGATCGCAGCCGCGGCACGAACCTCGCAATTGATTGCAACGTACCGTCCCGAACAAGTCGTGTTAGTTGGAATTGCAGGTGTGTTCTCGGGTCACGGCGATGTCGGGGCTGCGTACCGGTTTAGACAGGTGACGTGTGAAGGCATTGGGGTTGGCGTCGGTGAATCGTTTCGTTCGGCATCCGAAATCGGTTGGCCGCATTTCGACGATATTGGGGATACGATCGAACTGGGCGGATCGAACGGTATAACGACGGATTCAGCGGGGCGATTGCTCAGTGTGTGTGCGGCGTCGCAGTCAGCGAGAGACGCCGAGCACCGGGCAGGCCGATTTCCCGACGCAATCGCCGAAGACATGGAAGCGTTTGGGGTCGCGATGGCATGTCGGATGCACGAAGTGCCGCTAGAGGTGGTTCGCGGCATCTCGAATCAGGTGGGGGACCGTGATCATCGTCGATGGCAAATCGACGAGGCCCTGCAAGCCGCCGCAGAACTCGTGAATCGGCTATTTGATCGTCATTGA
- the tsaD gene encoding tRNA (adenosine(37)-N6)-threonylcarbamoyltransferase complex transferase subunit TsaD: MPILTIESTCDETAAAVISDDCVVLGQCIATQEALHEQFRGVVPEVAARAHLERILPVIDTAIRQAGVSPDDLTAIAVADRPGLAGSLLVGVVAAKALAIAWQKPLVSLNHLHAHLYACQLSNDQLSNESSVYPCVGLIVSGGHTSLYYCTSPLDLEYLGGTIDDAAGEAFDKVGAMLSLGFPGGPEVSKLAAEGKRDAYAFPRSMIHEKHFDFSFSGLKTAVRYAITGPGQQDFAKLQIDDQVKADVCASFETAVVDVLLSKCRRALKQYKCKQLIIGGGVAANRYLRQRFENAAQQDKFALTIAPPDLCTDNAVMGAIALEKIRRGDFASFDLDITPGLQRGF, encoded by the coding sequence TTGCCTATTTTGACGATCGAATCGACATGTGACGAGACCGCTGCGGCTGTGATCAGCGACGATTGCGTGGTGCTAGGCCAATGCATCGCGACTCAGGAAGCACTTCACGAGCAGTTTCGCGGGGTCGTCCCCGAAGTCGCCGCCCGTGCTCATTTGGAGCGAATTTTGCCGGTCATCGACACCGCGATTCGCCAAGCAGGGGTGTCGCCAGACGATTTGACTGCGATTGCAGTCGCGGATCGGCCTGGGCTCGCCGGGTCGCTGTTGGTGGGGGTGGTGGCTGCCAAAGCGTTGGCAATTGCCTGGCAGAAACCGCTGGTGTCGCTGAATCATTTGCACGCTCACCTGTATGCGTGCCAGTTGTCAAATGACCAATTGTCGAACGAATCGTCGGTCTATCCCTGCGTGGGATTGATTGTCAGCGGCGGGCATACCAGTTTGTATTACTGCACCAGCCCGCTGGATTTGGAATACCTCGGCGGCACGATCGATGACGCGGCAGGCGAAGCGTTTGACAAAGTCGGTGCGATGCTAAGTCTGGGCTTCCCCGGGGGACCCGAAGTTTCAAAATTGGCAGCCGAAGGCAAGCGAGATGCGTATGCGTTCCCCCGCTCGATGATTCATGAGAAGCATTTTGATTTCAGTTTTAGTGGGCTAAAGACGGCGGTGCGTTATGCGATTACCGGTCCCGGGCAACAGGATTTTGCAAAACTGCAAATCGACGATCAAGTCAAAGCGGACGTCTGTGCATCGTTCGAAACCGCCGTAGTCGACGTGTTGCTTAGCAAGTGTCGTCGAGCACTGAAGCAGTACAAATGCAAGCAGTTGATCATTGGTGGCGGGGTTGCGGCCAATCGCTATTTACGTCAGCGATTCGAAAACGCGGCCCAGCAAGATAAGTTTGCATTGACGATCGCCCCACCGGATCTGTGCACCGACAATGCAGTGATGGGGGCGATTGCGTTGGAAAAAATTCGACGCGGCGATTTTGCTTCCTTTGATCTCGATATCACTCCGGGACTGCAGCGTGGCTTCTAA
- the rpmA gene encoding 50S ribosomal protein L27 yields the protein MAHKKGQGSSRNGRDSNAQRRGVKKFGGEAVRAGNILVRQVGTKFHAGKGVGQGKDYTLFALVDGKVMFDREGRRINIVTE from the coding sequence ATGGCACATAAGAAAGGGCAGGGCTCCAGCCGAAACGGTCGCGATTCGAACGCTCAGCGACGTGGAGTCAAGAAGTTTGGTGGCGAAGCCGTCCGCGCAGGCAATATCCTCGTTCGCCAAGTTGGCACCAAGTTCCACGCTGGAAAAGGTGTCGGCCAAGGCAAGGATTACACCCTGTTCGCATTGGTCGACGGCAAGGTCATGTTTGACCGTGAAGGCCGCCGTATCAATATCGTTACCGAGTAA
- a CDS encoding DUF1501 domain-containing protein, with the protein MSIESKHGNACGRNGAWAHRRDWIKGSIGLGGIAMAEMMSGNLANAATSRADSDAGLPHFPPRAKRVIFLFMHGGPSHLDTFDYKPQLAKHDGKPLPFDKPRIQFAKTGNLLKSPWAFRQYGQSGAWVSDLFPHVAKHVDDLTFVKSMHGSNEAHGGAMLKVHTGSDTFVRPSMGSWISYGLGSENENLPSFITINPTLGHGGVRNFGSAFLPPIHQATRIGSTRAPMKNAKIENLASATATTPKLQQLQLDLLHKLDAANAGPEGLDAQLAARLESFELAFRMQMETPSLMELSRETATTFAEYGINGGPTDNFGRQCLLARRLSESGVRFVQVTHNYWDQHSQLKEKHTELAAEVDQPIAALLADLKQRGLLEDTLVIWGAEFGRTPTAQGNNGRDHNPHAFTYWMAGGGVKRGFSYGQSDEFGFYAAEQKVHIHDFHATVLHLLGIDHQRLTYRYGGRDFRLTDVEGTVISELFA; encoded by the coding sequence ATGTCGATTGAATCCAAGCACGGTAATGCGTGTGGTCGAAATGGGGCTTGGGCTCACCGTCGCGATTGGATCAAAGGATCGATCGGTTTAGGCGGCATTGCCATGGCCGAGATGATGTCGGGCAATCTGGCCAACGCTGCCACGTCGCGAGCGGATTCGGATGCGGGATTGCCACATTTTCCGCCGCGAGCCAAGCGTGTCATCTTCTTGTTCATGCATGGTGGCCCGTCGCATCTCGATACGTTTGATTACAAACCGCAGCTCGCCAAACACGATGGCAAGCCGCTGCCGTTTGATAAGCCGCGGATCCAATTCGCCAAGACAGGCAATTTGCTTAAGAGTCCCTGGGCATTTCGCCAGTACGGGCAATCCGGTGCATGGGTCAGTGATCTGTTCCCTCACGTTGCAAAACACGTCGACGATTTGACCTTCGTTAAATCGATGCATGGATCCAATGAAGCCCATGGCGGGGCGATGTTGAAGGTGCATACCGGTTCGGACACCTTTGTTCGACCCAGTATGGGGTCATGGATCAGCTATGGTTTGGGATCTGAAAACGAGAACTTGCCAAGCTTTATTACGATCAATCCGACTTTGGGACATGGCGGAGTGCGTAATTTTGGCTCGGCCTTTTTGCCTCCGATCCATCAAGCCACTCGGATCGGATCGACGCGGGCCCCGATGAAGAACGCCAAGATCGAAAACCTTGCCAGCGCTACTGCGACCACGCCAAAGCTGCAACAGCTGCAGCTCGATTTGCTGCACAAGTTGGACGCTGCCAACGCGGGTCCCGAAGGCTTGGATGCTCAGTTGGCGGCGAGGCTGGAATCGTTCGAGCTGGCTTTTCGCATGCAGATGGAAACGCCCTCGCTGATGGAGCTTTCCCGAGAAACCGCGACGACGTTTGCCGAGTACGGGATCAATGGCGGTCCGACCGATAACTTTGGGCGTCAATGTTTATTGGCTCGCCGGTTATCAGAATCGGGGGTGCGGTTTGTCCAAGTCACGCATAACTACTGGGATCAACACAGCCAATTAAAAGAAAAGCACACCGAATTGGCGGCCGAGGTGGATCAGCCGATCGCAGCGCTGCTTGCCGATCTGAAACAACGTGGATTGCTCGAGGATACGCTTGTGATTTGGGGGGCCGAGTTTGGGCGAACGCCGACGGCGCAAGGCAACAACGGTCGCGACCACAATCCGCACGCGTTTACCTACTGGATGGCGGGTGGCGGAGTGAAGCGAGGGTTTAGTTACGGTCAATCGGACGAGTTTGGCTTTTACGCAGCCGAGCAAAAGGTCCATATCCACGACTTCCATGCCACGGTGTTGCATCTGTTGGGGATCGATCACCAACGATTGACCTATCGATACGGCGGCCGAGATTTTCGATTGACCGATGTCGAAGGCACCGTCATCTCGGAACTGTTTGCGTGA
- a CDS encoding PSD1 and planctomycete cytochrome C domain-containing protein translates to MPMFNGAPQPLPLGRMSVLLIGLTIVGPIVLLPSVALAEPAESVPQSEIDFFENRIRPVLVEHCYSCHSSDAAIVQGGLLLDSREATRVGGDSGPAVVPGDVSESLLVSALQYDDFEMPPKQQLPQSVIDDFVTWVERGAVDPRTQAVAAPRHGIDPVAARDHWAFQRLVAPEVPQEEIRQDDRDWVRNPIDAFVLAKLNEKGWRPAAKADKYTLLRRATFDLIGLPPSQSEIDAFLADDSPQSFARVVDRLLASPHYGQRWGRHWLDLVRYADTNGADENHKMPHAWRYRDWVFDRLNEDQPLDEFIIHQLAGDLLPSGDEQLNRQRITATGMLVIGPKMLAEQDKEKMRIDIVDEQIDCVTRTMLGMTVACARCHDHKFDPISTEDYYALAGIFASTRTMLHEKFVSKWMERDLPSTEIDKQRSEHQKKVDRSRAAVEKIVADANKALLDQLKSETLPDKPEDQYPETTKKQLATARKSLADVEKAMPAYDIAMAVEEGTPTSLAVHIRGNHLSKGDTPVPRGVPQRLQSVVGFDTIADDESGRLNLARWLTSADHPLTGRVMANRLWMWHFGQPLMRSPSNFGLQSEAPLHQDLLDWLARRLVDDGWSLKRMHRTIMLSSTYQMRSDLADYSEDDPENEYLSHQNRRRLEVEPLRDAIHIAGDSLDRTFGGSPVDADAPRRSVYLLINRAALLDLFSTFDYVETANHIEQRPVTTVPNQALFLLNSKLVHQQAERLSASMLDHNDDEERITHLWMTLYGRPPTETDITLCREFIVDAAQRLPAQASPQEAWSGLCRTLIAGSLFSYVD, encoded by the coding sequence ATGCCAATGTTTAACGGTGCTCCTCAGCCGTTGCCGCTCGGTCGCATGTCTGTATTGCTGATCGGTCTGACAATCGTAGGGCCAATAGTTCTGTTGCCATCTGTCGCGTTAGCAGAACCAGCGGAGTCCGTACCGCAGTCCGAGATTGATTTCTTCGAGAATCGCATTCGCCCGGTGCTGGTCGAACATTGTTATTCGTGTCATTCAAGCGACGCAGCGATTGTTCAAGGCGGTTTGTTGTTGGACAGTCGTGAGGCGACCCGGGTTGGGGGCGATAGCGGCCCCGCCGTAGTGCCGGGGGATGTTTCAGAGAGTTTGTTGGTTTCGGCACTTCAGTACGACGACTTTGAAATGCCACCGAAGCAGCAGTTGCCGCAATCCGTCATTGACGATTTTGTCACGTGGGTTGAACGAGGAGCGGTTGATCCTCGCACGCAGGCTGTCGCTGCCCCGCGTCATGGAATCGATCCCGTTGCCGCTCGCGATCATTGGGCGTTCCAACGCTTGGTTGCACCCGAGGTGCCGCAGGAAGAAATCCGTCAAGATGATCGAGATTGGGTTCGCAACCCGATCGACGCCTTTGTGCTGGCGAAACTCAACGAGAAAGGTTGGCGTCCAGCCGCCAAGGCCGACAAGTATACGCTGCTTCGTCGGGCGACGTTTGATCTGATCGGCTTGCCGCCGAGTCAGAGTGAGATCGACGCTTTCCTTGCCGACGACTCGCCACAAAGTTTTGCACGAGTCGTGGACCGCTTGCTGGCATCGCCCCATTATGGCCAGCGGTGGGGACGACACTGGTTGGACCTTGTTCGCTACGCTGACACCAATGGCGCCGATGAAAATCACAAAATGCCTCATGCTTGGCGTTATCGCGATTGGGTTTTTGATCGGCTCAATGAAGATCAGCCGCTTGATGAATTTATCATTCACCAACTTGCCGGTGACTTGTTGCCCTCGGGCGACGAGCAACTCAACCGTCAGCGGATCACTGCAACCGGGATGCTGGTGATCGGTCCCAAGATGTTGGCCGAGCAAGATAAAGAGAAAATGCGGATCGACATTGTCGATGAACAGATCGATTGTGTCACTCGCACGATGTTGGGGATGACCGTTGCGTGTGCTCGTTGTCACGATCACAAATTTGATCCGATTTCGACCGAAGATTACTACGCGTTGGCAGGCATCTTTGCGAGCACTCGCACCATGCTGCATGAAAAGTTTGTTTCGAAATGGATGGAGCGGGATCTACCATCGACCGAGATCGACAAACAGCGGAGCGAACACCAGAAGAAGGTTGATCGCAGCCGAGCTGCGGTCGAGAAGATCGTTGCCGACGCCAACAAAGCGTTACTGGATCAATTGAAATCAGAAACGTTGCCCGACAAGCCTGAAGATCAATACCCCGAAACGACAAAGAAGCAGCTCGCCACAGCCCGGAAATCGTTAGCCGATGTTGAGAAAGCGATGCCCGCGTACGACATCGCGATGGCGGTCGAAGAAGGAACGCCGACGTCATTGGCGGTGCACATCCGTGGGAATCATCTCAGCAAAGGCGATACGCCGGTGCCTCGCGGAGTGCCGCAGCGGCTGCAAAGCGTCGTCGGGTTCGACACGATTGCCGACGACGAAAGTGGGCGTTTGAACTTGGCTCGCTGGCTGACTTCGGCCGATCATCCGCTGACCGGACGTGTGATGGCCAATCGATTGTGGATGTGGCATTTCGGACAGCCGTTGATGCGGTCCCCTTCGAATTTTGGTTTGCAAAGTGAAGCTCCGCTGCATCAAGATTTGTTGGATTGGCTGGCGCGACGATTGGTCGATGATGGTTGGTCGCTTAAGCGAATGCATCGCACGATCATGCTCAGCAGTACCTACCAAATGCGGAGCGACCTTGCGGACTATTCCGAAGACGACCCTGAAAATGAGTACCTCTCGCACCAGAATCGCCGGCGATTGGAGGTTGAGCCGCTGCGTGATGCGATTCACATCGCTGGCGACTCGTTGGATCGCACGTTTGGGGGCAGCCCGGTTGATGCGGATGCCCCTCGGAGATCGGTTTATTTGCTGATCAATCGAGCGGCGCTGTTGGATCTGTTTTCAACTTTTGATTACGTCGAAACCGCCAACCATATCGAACAGCGTCCCGTTACCACGGTGCCCAACCAGGCCCTGTTCCTACTCAACAGCAAGCTGGTCCATCAACAAGCCGAGCGGCTAAGTGCATCGATGTTGGACCACAACGACGATGAGGAGCGAATCACCCATTTGTGGATGACGCTGTATGGCCGTCCGCCCACCGAGACCGACATCACGCTTTGCCGGGAATTTATCGTAGATGCCGCACAGCGACTTCCCGCACAGGCGAGTCCGCAGGAAGCTTGGTCGGGACTGTGCCGTACACTCATTGCGGGGAGTTTGTTTAGTTATGTCGATTGA
- a CDS encoding PQQ-binding-like beta-propeller repeat protein: MTDSNQDAASSPSEPAHHEDHASSTRTPFASQREPNLPLRMAVVAITAAIIVFLLQQFVSERDHQNANLFSFGVVAIALLTILFQLFRLARNHGYPLLVPIVALTAAAAFAVLFRFEGFSGEMVPDFKWRFGSANQPERIPIAAGSTDSIAPLEPSERTIAAEDSTGFLGNSRNGYIAKRQFEVPADAAEAEVLWRQGIGKGWAGFAVSSDRAVTLEQRETTESLTCYQLGDGALLWAVSHQARHENPLGGVGPRSTPTIMGERVYALGATGKLWCVNINTGEEIWNADLLTLAGWNQAESETAIPWGRSASPLLVDGLCIVPFGATSDAAIPSSDLAKAGRGLIAFDAVSGEIRWTAGEDQISYASPMLMTLAGQRQIVIVNESTVSGHRVEDGKRLWSFEWPGQSNAGANCSSVVLAGKNRFLVGKGYGGGSALVEVTADPDGELVAKSVWQSGRVLKTKFANTVVIGDTAYALSNGSLEAVAIADGDQRWQQPRRERSGQGQLLVVEDTMVVQDEAGDVLFVKLDEAQYQLELRLPALTSKTWNVPTIAGRHLIARNDREAICFLLPKRE, from the coding sequence TTGACCGATTCGAATCAAGACGCCGCATCCTCCCCTTCCGAACCTGCCCACCACGAAGATCATGCGTCCTCGACGCGTACTCCCTTTGCATCTCAACGCGAACCCAACTTGCCGCTTCGGATGGCGGTGGTCGCGATTACGGCAGCAATCATCGTGTTCTTGCTGCAGCAATTCGTTTCCGAACGAGACCACCAGAACGCCAATCTGTTTTCGTTTGGCGTCGTTGCAATTGCGCTGCTGACGATTTTATTTCAACTCTTTCGTCTTGCGCGCAACCATGGCTATCCGCTGCTGGTGCCGATCGTGGCACTCACCGCGGCCGCCGCATTTGCCGTTCTGTTTCGCTTCGAAGGTTTCAGTGGCGAGATGGTCCCGGACTTCAAGTGGAGATTTGGAAGTGCCAATCAACCCGAACGCATTCCGATCGCAGCAGGATCCACCGACTCGATCGCGCCACTTGAACCGTCGGAACGGACGATTGCTGCCGAAGACTCAACGGGGTTTCTAGGAAATTCACGAAACGGCTACATCGCAAAACGACAATTCGAAGTGCCCGCCGATGCAGCGGAGGCCGAAGTACTGTGGCGACAAGGTATTGGCAAAGGATGGGCGGGATTCGCCGTTAGCAGCGACCGAGCCGTCACGCTCGAACAGCGAGAAACCACTGAATCGCTAACCTGTTACCAACTTGGCGACGGCGCCTTGCTGTGGGCGGTTAGTCATCAGGCGAGGCACGAAAATCCGCTGGGAGGAGTCGGTCCACGATCAACCCCGACGATCATGGGCGAACGAGTTTACGCGCTCGGAGCCACCGGCAAGCTCTGGTGCGTCAACATCAACACCGGTGAAGAGATCTGGAACGCCGACTTACTGACACTTGCCGGATGGAATCAAGCTGAATCCGAAACGGCGATTCCTTGGGGACGCTCGGCGTCTCCCTTGTTGGTCGACGGGCTTTGCATTGTGCCATTCGGTGCGACAAGTGATGCTGCGATCCCATCGTCCGACCTAGCTAAAGCCGGCCGCGGGCTGATCGCGTTTGACGCCGTCAGCGGCGAGATTCGCTGGACCGCCGGCGAGGACCAAATCAGCTACGCTTCGCCCATGCTAATGACCTTGGCGGGACAACGCCAAATTGTGATTGTCAACGAAAGCACGGTGAGCGGACATCGCGTCGAGGATGGAAAACGCTTGTGGTCGTTCGAGTGGCCTGGGCAAAGTAATGCGGGGGCGAATTGCTCTTCGGTGGTCCTGGCGGGCAAAAACCGATTCCTGGTTGGCAAAGGCTACGGTGGTGGAAGCGCTCTCGTCGAAGTCACAGCCGATCCGGACGGAGAACTCGTCGCAAAGTCGGTTTGGCAATCCGGCCGCGTGCTCAAAACCAAGTTTGCCAACACGGTTGTCATCGGCGATACCGCCTACGCACTAAGCAATGGGTCGCTCGAAGCCGTGGCGATTGCCGACGGTGATCAGCGATGGCAACAACCTCGACGCGAACGCTCGGGGCAAGGTCAACTCTTGGTTGTGGAAGACACGATGGTGGTCCAGGATGAAGCGGGCGATGTGCTGTTTGTCAAATTAGACGAAGCACAATATCAACTCGAACTTCGCTTGCCGGCCCTCACCTCGAAAACATGGAACGTGCCGACCATCGCAGGCCGTCATCTGATCGCGCGAAATGATCGTGAAGCGATCTGTTTTCTGCTGCCCAAGCGAGAGTAG
- a CDS encoding DUF971 domain-containing protein: MNTSENKSASNESDPTPVSITREGETAIQIQWDDGTTTRWTVAQLRAACPCATCREKKRGEQEKQAEKKQASPKSLSLPVLSAEEARPLRIESMRPVGSYAYSIAFSDGHSSGIFPMKMLANPAE, encoded by the coding sequence ATGAATACCTCTGAAAACAAATCTGCGTCAAACGAATCCGACCCCACGCCCGTTTCGATCACCCGCGAAGGCGAAACCGCGATCCAAATTCAATGGGATGACGGAACGACCACTCGCTGGACGGTGGCTCAATTGCGTGCCGCTTGCCCCTGTGCAACTTGCCGCGAAAAGAAACGCGGCGAACAGGAAAAGCAGGCCGAGAAAAAGCAGGCGTCGCCAAAATCGCTAAGTTTGCCGGTGCTTAGTGCCGAAGAGGCTCGGCCGCTACGGATCGAATCGATGCGACCGGTCGGCTCCTACGCCTACAGCATTGCGTTTTCTGATGGCCATTCCTCCGGCATCTTCCCGATGAAGATGCTGGCCAATCCGGCCGAATAG